Proteins found in one Amphiura filiformis chromosome 14, Afil_fr2py, whole genome shotgun sequence genomic segment:
- the LOC140169794 gene encoding CD320 antigen-like, with product MDLRFVLLGLTLMVMLYAGQCSQIAEKNILKKRSYQGMQSLHRALQKRDDRCRDDEREWKCKTGKCVDASYICDGEEDCNDNSDERGCGAYTCNPNMQFQCPKGMPKCLMLTDVCNGIEDCKPGGEDEVDCEEDFECDGGTSL from the exons atggatctacgatttgtATTACTGGGTTTGACCTTAATGGTAATGCTGTACGCAGGGCAATGTAGCCAAATTGCGGAAAAGAACATTCTTAAAAAG CGATCATATCAAGGAATGCAAAGTCTTCACCGAGCACTGCAGAAACGAG ATGATAGGTGTCGGGACGATGAGCGCGAGTGGAAGTGTAAAACAGGCAAATGCGTCGACGCTTCATACATATGCGACGGCGAGGAGGACTGTAATGATAACAGTGACGAAAGAGGTTGCGGCG CTTACACTTGCAATCCAAATATGCAATTTCAGTGTCCAAAAGGAATGCCAAAATGCCTTATGTTGACCGATGTATGTAATGGTATAGAGGATTGCAAGCCCGGAGGAGAAGATGAGGTTGATTGCGAAG AGGATTTTGAATGCGATGGCGGTACATCACTATAA